The following coding sequences are from one Arachis hypogaea cultivar Tifrunner chromosome 7, arahy.Tifrunner.gnm2.J5K5, whole genome shotgun sequence window:
- the LOC112702976 gene encoding peroxidase 7, protein MKHHYCFSLFLILVMLELITISSVAYGQGNVLKKTLNSSSLHRPKASLSIDYYHRKCPDAEGIISQKVSAWIKKDPTLAPAIIRLHFHDCALRGCDGSILLNHKGSERSAFESRTLKGFQLIDEIKSELERRCPETVSCADILTAAARDATILAGGPFWEVPFGRKDGRTSLAREASMVPHGHENITTLLEFLQGIGLDMLDLVALSGSHTVGRSTCHSFMDRLYNFNGTGKPDPSLNVNYLMLLRKRCKRESDLVYLDAITPRTFDTTYYTNLMRKVGLLSTDQSLYSDARTAPFVEAFATQPFLFRSQFAVSMVKLGNVGVLTGSTDKGEIRVNCNYVNGA, encoded by the exons ATGAAGCACCACTATtgtttttccttgttccttattttggtCATGTTGGAGCTTATCACCATTTCAAGTGTGGCTTATGGTCAAGGAAATGTGCTCAAGAAAACATTGAACTCTTCATCATTACATCGTCCCAAAGCATCGTTGTCAATTGATTACTATCATAGAAAATGCCCCGATGCTGAAGGCATTATCTCACAGAAGGTTTCCGCATGGATTAAGAAGGACCCCACACTGGCCCCTGCCATAATCCGCTTGCACTTCCATGACTGTGCCCTCAGA GGATGCGATGGATCAATTTTGCTTAACCATAAAGGTAGCGAGAGAAGTGCATTTGAGAGCAGAACCCTCAAAGGTTTTCAATTGATTGATGAAATTAAATCCGAGCTAGAGAGAAGGTGTCCAGAAACAGTCTCTTGCGCCGACATTCTAACTGCCGCTGCAAGAGATGCCACAATTCTAGCCGGGGGACCATTTTGGGAAGTCCCATTCGGCCGCAAAGACGGTCGAACTTCCTTAGCTAGGGAAGCTAGTATGGTCCCCCATGGCCATGAAAACATCACAACCCTTCTTGAATTCTTACAAGGAATTGGCCTAGACATGCTTGATTTGGTTGCTCTCTCAGGCTCACACACAGTTGGGAGGAGCACTTGCCACTCGTTCATGGATAGGCTTTATAACTTCAATG GTACCGGGAAGCCTGATCCGTCATTAAATGTGAATTACTTGATGTTGTTACGGAAAAGGTGCAAAAGGGAGTCGGATTTGGTGTACCTTGATGCCATAACACCAAGGACTTTTGACACAACATATTACACAAACCTTATGAGGAAGGTTGGGTTATTGTCAACAGATCAATCACTCTATTCAGATGCAAGGACTGCTCCTTTTGTTGAAGCATTTGCAACACAGCCTTTCCTTTTCAGAAGCCAGTTTGCAGTGTCAATGGTGAAGCTTGGGAATGTTGGGGTTCTCACTGGGTCAACTGATAAAGGTGAAATCAGAGTGAACTGCAACTATGTCAATGGTGCCTGA